One genomic window of Pagrus major chromosome 22, Pma_NU_1.0 includes the following:
- the ubr7 gene encoding putative E3 ubiquitin-protein ligase UBR7 isoform X1 — MSEEQTVSLVDVLEEDEELEEEASAVLAGSDSDHCSYPQGYVKRQALYACNTCTPKGGEAAGVCLACSYKCHEGHDLFELYTKRNFRCDCGNRKFTELQCKIFPEKEEVNTLNKYSHNFFGVYCTCSRPYPDPDDQVEDEMIQCVVCEDWLHGRHLGGVVPDCVELQEMICESCMNKNPFLWTYAAHLAVPGADIQVKEVNDAKEVVAVKEETGADESNTNLPNKEEKGDDVIPPSCKRSREESEPSCRLTELQVIGQRRVQSGAVFWPSAWRSKLCSCNACQERLSAAGLSFLLDESDTVLAYENKGKNNEQTQRGHDPLMSALDNLNRVQQLEIIHGYNDMKSELKDFLQRFAAEGKVVTPDDIRQFFEQQQSRKRRRVDAGRFYSP, encoded by the exons ATGTCGGAGGAGCAGACAGTGTCTCTGGTTGATGTTCTCGAGGAAGATGAAGAGTTGGAGGAAGAAGCTTCAGCTGTCCTGGCAGGAAGTGACTCTGATCACTGCTCATATCCTCAG GGCTACGTGAAGCGTCAGGCTCTGTACGCCTGTAACACGTGCACACCAAAAGGAGGAGAGGCAGCAGGCGTGTGTTTGGCGTGTTCATACAAATGTCATGAAGGGCACGACCTGTTCGAACTTTACACCAAGAG GAACTTCCGCTGTGACTGTGGAAACAGGAAGttcacagagctgcagtgtAAAATCTTTCCC gagaaggaggaggtcaACACTCTGAACAAATACAGTCATAACTTCTTTGGAGTTTACTGTACCTGCAGCCGGCCTTACCCTGACCCAGACGACCAG GTGGAGGATGAGATGAttcagtgtgtggtgtgtgaggACTGGCTGCACGGCAGG CACCTGGGCGGTGTGGTTCCAGACTGTGTGGAGCTTCAGGAGATGATCTGTGAATCCTGTATGAACAAAAACCCTTTCCTCTGGACCTACGCTGCTCACCTGGCAG TTCCAGGTGCAGACATACAGGTGAAGGAGGTGAACGATGCGAAGGAGGTGGTGGCGGTGAAGGAGGAAACAGGAGCAGATGAGTCAAACACAAACCTTCCTAACAAAGAAGAGAAG ggtgatgatgtcatccCGCCCAGCTGTAAGCGGAGTCGTGAGGAGTCGGAGCCAAGTTGTAGACTGACGGAGCTGCAAGTGATTGGTCAGAGAAGAGTCCAATCAGGAGCTGTCTTCTGGCCGTCAGCATGGCGCTCCAAACTCTGCTCCTGCAACGCCTGCCAG GAGCGTCTGTCTGCCGCCGGTCTGTCTTTCCTGTTGGACGAATCGGACACTGTCCTCGCCTACGAGAACAAAGGGAAGAACAACGAACAGACGCAACGAGGTCACGACCCTCTGATGTCAGCGCTTGACAACCTGAACCGCGTGCAGCAGCTCGAGATCATTCATG GTTACAACGACATGAAAAGTGAACTGAAGGACTTCCTGCAGAGATTCGCTGCAGAAGGAAAA GTTGTGACTCCTGATGACATCCGTCAGTTCttcgagcagcagcagagtcgtAAGAGACGACGAGTCGATGCCGGACGTTTCTACAGCCCCTGA
- the ubr7 gene encoding putative E3 ubiquitin-protein ligase UBR7 isoform X2: MSEEQTVSLVDVLEEDEELEEEASAVLAGSDSDHCSYPQGYVKRQALYACNTCTPKGGEAAGVCLACSYKCHEGHDLFELYTKRNFRCDCGNRKFTELQCKIFPEKEEVNTLNKYSHNFFGVYCTCSRPYPDPDDQVEDEMIQCVVCEDWLHGRHLGGVVPDCVELQEMICESCMNKNPFLWTYAAHLAVPGADIQVKEVNDAKEVVAVKEETGADESNTNLPNKEEKGDDVIPPSCKRSREESEPSCRLTELQVIGQRRVQSGAVFWPSAWRSKLCSCNACQERLSAAGLSFLLDESDTVLAYENKGKNNEQTQRGHDPLMSALDNLNRVQQLEIIHGYNDMKSELKDFLQRFAAEGKVSLRLKTVMMSCCDS; encoded by the exons ATGTCGGAGGAGCAGACAGTGTCTCTGGTTGATGTTCTCGAGGAAGATGAAGAGTTGGAGGAAGAAGCTTCAGCTGTCCTGGCAGGAAGTGACTCTGATCACTGCTCATATCCTCAG GGCTACGTGAAGCGTCAGGCTCTGTACGCCTGTAACACGTGCACACCAAAAGGAGGAGAGGCAGCAGGCGTGTGTTTGGCGTGTTCATACAAATGTCATGAAGGGCACGACCTGTTCGAACTTTACACCAAGAG GAACTTCCGCTGTGACTGTGGAAACAGGAAGttcacagagctgcagtgtAAAATCTTTCCC gagaaggaggaggtcaACACTCTGAACAAATACAGTCATAACTTCTTTGGAGTTTACTGTACCTGCAGCCGGCCTTACCCTGACCCAGACGACCAG GTGGAGGATGAGATGAttcagtgtgtggtgtgtgaggACTGGCTGCACGGCAGG CACCTGGGCGGTGTGGTTCCAGACTGTGTGGAGCTTCAGGAGATGATCTGTGAATCCTGTATGAACAAAAACCCTTTCCTCTGGACCTACGCTGCTCACCTGGCAG TTCCAGGTGCAGACATACAGGTGAAGGAGGTGAACGATGCGAAGGAGGTGGTGGCGGTGAAGGAGGAAACAGGAGCAGATGAGTCAAACACAAACCTTCCTAACAAAGAAGAGAAG ggtgatgatgtcatccCGCCCAGCTGTAAGCGGAGTCGTGAGGAGTCGGAGCCAAGTTGTAGACTGACGGAGCTGCAAGTGATTGGTCAGAGAAGAGTCCAATCAGGAGCTGTCTTCTGGCCGTCAGCATGGCGCTCCAAACTCTGCTCCTGCAACGCCTGCCAG GAGCGTCTGTCTGCCGCCGGTCTGTCTTTCCTGTTGGACGAATCGGACACTGTCCTCGCCTACGAGAACAAAGGGAAGAACAACGAACAGACGCAACGAGGTCACGACCCTCTGATGTCAGCGCTTGACAACCTGAACCGCGTGCAGCAGCTCGAGATCATTCATG GTTACAACGACATGAAAAGTGAACTGAAGGACTTCCTGCAGAGATTCGCTGCAGAAGGAAAAGTGAGTTTGAGACTGAAgactgtgatgatgtcat GTTGTGACTCCTGA
- the LOC141017856 gene encoding uncharacterized protein, giving the protein MAAVAVHAELKFRDGVKEKISVNVENNLSSLINGIHDLNPNVSRLLSELVDREKALGDCVEGEEEEDSDELEADHPENSEVQPPAKRSKT; this is encoded by the exons ATGGCGGCCGTGGCTGTGCATGCGGAGCTGAAGTTCAGAGATGGAGTGAAAGAGAAGATCAGCgttaatgtagaaaataatctGAGTTCTCTGATCAACGGGATTCACGACCTAAACCCGAACGTATCACGACTGCTCAGCGAACTGGTGGATCGGGAAAAAGCCCTTGGAGACTGCGTAGAAG gtgaggaggaggaggacagtgatGAATTAGAGGCAGATCATCCTGAAAACTCTGAAGTTCAACCTCCAGCTAAAAGATCCAAAACCTGA